A window of Syntrophaceae bacterium genomic DNA:
GCGCAAGGGCGTGCACCTGGTGCCCCCCGCGCGGCAGGTCGAGATCCGGGCGATCCGCCTGCGCGCGGTCGAGATGCCCCGGGTGCGGTTCGACGTGACCTGTTCCAAGGGCACCTACGTCCGGACGCTGTGCGCCGACATGGGCGAGAGGCTCGGCTGCGGGGCCGCCCTGGAGAGCCTGCGCCGGACGGCCAGCGGCAGGTTTCGGCTGGAAGACGCCGTTTCCCTGGAGGGCGCAAGCGACGCCGCCGTCCGGGAGCGGCTCGAGCGGGGGCTCATCCCGCCGGGGCGGGCCCTTGCGGGGGTGGGGGACATCCCGGTGCCCCCGCACGTGGAGGAGCAGCTCAGGAGGGGCCGCCAGCCCGACGCCGGGGCCCTGGCGGGGCTGCAAATCCCTTCTCTTGCCGCGGGAGATGTGGTAAAGTTCACGAGCGGGTCCGGGCGCCTCGTGGCGCTGGCCCGCATGGTCGTTGCATCGGAGGATATCCCGATGCTGGGCGCCCGGGACCGGGTGGCCCGCATCCTGAGAGTCTTCACCGAGTCATGAAACGGATCGAACACAAATCATTTGTGAGCAAAGGGAGGATCAACGGACGTGCTTGACGCAGAAAAGAGGAAAGAGATCATTGCCGGCTTCAGGACCCACGAGAGCGACACGGGCTCTCCCGAGGTGCAGGTTGCCCTGCTGAGCGCCAGGATCCAGTACCTGACGGAGCATTTCAAGACGCACAAGAAGGATCATCACTCCCGCCGGGGTCTTCTGAAGCTCGTCGGGCAGCGCCGGCGGCTGCTGGAGTATCTCAAGAACAAGGACGTGACCCGTTACCGGAAGATCATCGAAAGGCTCGGTCTCAGGAAGTAGAGCCGGCGGCGGCGCCCGCAACCGCCGGCCCGATTGCATCCCGGGTCAGGCGTCCGCCGCGGCATTCCCGGCCGAAGCATCGGGACGGGCCCGTTCAGGACAGGGGATCCGTCTGCCCTGCGGGTTCCGCCGGGTGCACGCGCGCAACATCAATCGAGTCATCAGCAAGGAGATAGAAAGCGTATGAGTCAGATTTTCAAGACACAGTTCGCGGGCAGCGAAATCAGC
This region includes:
- the truB gene encoding tRNA pseudouridine(55) synthase TruB; translation: MNGVVVVDKPAGITSHDAVDRVRRILGEKKAGHTGTLDPMATGVLPVCVGEATKLAAFLAADDKVYEVTMRLGVRTDTQDMTGRVLGEQEPRVTEAEIRAVLEGFAGTVTQVPPQYSAVKVRGRALYKWARKGVHLVPPARQVEIRAIRLRAVEMPRVRFDVTCSKGTYVRTLCADMGERLGCGAALESLRRTASGRFRLEDAVSLEGASDAAVRERLERGLIPPGRALAGVGDIPVPPHVEEQLRRGRQPDAGALAGLQIPSLAAGDVVKFTSGSGRLVALARMVVASEDIPMLGARDRVARILRVFTES
- the rpsO gene encoding 30S ribosomal protein S15, with the protein product MLDAEKRKEIIAGFRTHESDTGSPEVQVALLSARIQYLTEHFKTHKKDHHSRRGLLKLVGQRRRLLEYLKNKDVTRYRKIIERLGLRK